GCGGCCGCCCGGTGCGCGGAGCGACCCACCAGGGCGGTCTCCAGATTCGTCACGTCGTCCGCGGTCAGCACCACCAGCGCACGGCACGTCTGCACCGACGCGGCACGCAGGGTCTCCGGGCTCGTCGCGTCGCCGATCAGCACCGGTATCCCGAGTTCCCGGGCGGCCGCCACGCCCCGCGCCGACTCCACCCGGTCGACGGCGACGACCGTCAGGCCGGAGGCGTGCAGCTCGTGCAGGACGCGGGTGCCGATGTTGCCGAGGCCGACCACGATCACGTGACCGGCCACGGGGTCGGTGAGGCCGCCGGCGGCCACCTTCAGCCGGGCGTGGACCAGCGCGTCGACGACCAGCGCGGTCACCGTCGGCACCAGGGCGATCCCGGCGATCGCGAGCGACACGGCCGTCACCTTCTCGACCGCGCCGGCCGCCGGGTCGGCGTCCGCGCCGCCCAGCGCGGTCAGCAGCACCAGGTAGACCGCCTCGGCGGGTGCCACGCCCCGGGCGTACGTCAGCACCGCGGCGGCCACGGCGAACAGCGCGACCGTGGCGCCCAGCGCCAACCGCAGGTTGCGACCGAAGATCAGTCCGGTGGTGCGGAGCAGGCGGGACCGTCGGCGGAGCGGCTCGGGCCGCCGCCGCCCGTACGCCCGGACGAGGACCAGTTCGGCCCCCTCCTCGTCCGCCGGCAGCGTCACCGGATCGGGGCACTCGGCGTCGGCCAGGGCGCAGACGATGTCGGCGGTCGCGTCGAGCGTGCGCCGGTTGGCCGCGCGTACCCGTTCGTCGTCGCCCAGGTCCAGCTGGGTCGGGGAGTCGTCGCCGAGCGTGGCCGCCACGAACGCCGGTGCGGCGATCTCCGAGCCGGACAGCACCGCGCAGTCGCCGAGCATGCTGGCCACGCCCGCGCCGAGCACCGGATTGAACAGGCGGACCACGAGCCGTACGTCCGGGTCCAGCTCACGCACGATCATCGCCGCGTCCACGTTGGTGACGTCGTCGGGGCCGACCAGCGCCACCGCGGCCGCCTGCCGCGCGCCGGCCCGCTCCAGCACCTCCGCCGTGAGCCGGCGGGCCACCAGGATCTCCGGTCGCCGCGCGGGTTCCCCGCTCTCCGGCTGGTACTCGGCGATGTCGGGCGCGTGGTTCTCGGTCAGCGACGGCAGCACGACCGTGACCTCGACGCCGTACCGGTCGACCAGCTCCGCCACCAGCCGCCGGGCGAGGCTGCTGTCGCCGCAGACCAGGAACCGTGGGCCGGACGGCTCCGCCGTCGGCTGCCGGGTGCCGTCGGACACCGCCGGACCGTAGCCGCTCGGTCCGACGTCGACGTGAACGGGAGGTGACGCGACGGAGGGCCCGCTCGGTGAGCGGGCCCTCCGTCGTGCCGTCGGCGTGCGGTGGTGCCGTGGACCGTCCGGGCGGCCGGTGCCGTCGCGGACGCGCCTGCCGTCGGGCGAGCCTCCGAGGGGTCTCGTCAGGCCCGCGCGAAGACGAGGGCCACGTTGTGGCCCCCGAAACCGAAGGCGTTGTTGAGTGCGGCGGGGATGTCCATGTGACGTGCCTTGTGGGCCGCCACGTCCATCGTGAGGGCCTCGTCGGGGTCCTCGAGGTTGATCGTCGGAGGAACGACCCCGTCGCGGATCGCGAGGATGGTGGCGATCGACTCCAGCGCGCCCGCCGCGCCGAGCAGGTGCCCGGTCATCGACTTCGTCGCGGACAGCACCGGGTGGTCGCCCAGCGTCTTGTGCAGCGCGCCGATCTCCAGCATGTCGCCGACCGGGGTCGACGTGGCGTGCGCGTTGACGTGGACGATGTCCCGCTTGGCGATGTCCGCGTCGGTGATCGCCCGCGAGATCGCCCGGATCGCTCCGTGGCCCTCCGCGTGCGGCTGCACGATGTCGTACGCGTCGGAGGTGATGCCGGCGCCGGCGAGCCGGGCGTAGACCCGGGCGCCCCGCGCGGCGGCGTGGTCGGCGCGTTCGAGGACGACGATGCCCGCGCCCTCGCCGAGGACGAAGCCGTCCCGGCCCTTGTCCCACGGGCGGGAGGCCCGCTCCGGCTCGTCGTTGCGGGTCGACATGGCCCGCATCGAGGCGAAGCCGGCGATGGGCAGCGGGTGGATGACGGCCTCGGTGCCGCCGGCCACGACCACGTCGGCGCGGCCGGACCGGATGATGTCCAGGCCCAGCGCGATCGCCTCCGCGCCGGTCGCGCAGGCGCTGGCCACCGAGTGGACACCGGCCTGCGCACCGAGCTCCAACCCGACCCAGGCGGCCGGGCCGTTCGGCATCAGCATCGGCACGGTGTGCGGAGAGACCCGGCGCGGCCCGGACGCCTCCAGGATGTCGTCCTGGGCGAGCAGCGTGGTCGCGCCGCCGATGCCGGAGCCGACGCTGACGGCCAGCCGCTCCTGGTCGAGGCCCGAGTCGGCCAGACCGGCGTCCGCCCACGCCTGCCGCGCCGCGACGATCGCGATCGCCTGAGAGCGGTCCAGCCGGCGCAGCTTGACGCGGTCCAGCACCTCGGAGGGCTCGACAGCCAACTGCGCGGCGATCCGTACCGGCAGTTGCGCCGCCCACTCCTGGGTGAGCGCACTCACCCCGGAGCGGCCGGCGACCATGGCCTCCCAGGTCGACGCGACGTCCCCGCCGAGCGGGGTCGTCGCGCCGAGCCCGGTGATGACGACGTCGGGACGAGTCATGGTCAGGACTGCGCCTCGATGTAGGAGACCGCGTCCCCGACGGTCTTCAGGTTCTGCACCTCGTTGTCCGGGATCTTGACGCCGAACTTCTCCTCGGCCGCCACCACGACCTCCACCATGGAGAGCGAGTCGACGTCCAGGTCGTCGGTGAAGGACTTCCCCTCGGCCACGTCGTCCGGGTTCACCCCGGCAACCTCTTCGAGGATCTCGGCGAGGCCGGCGGTGATCTCGTCACGGGTCATTGCGGTGGGTTCCTCTCATCGGGTTGATCACGTCGGCGGCCTCGCCACCGACGATCCGTCGACGCGGACGCGTCGAGGCGGGACTCAGGGGCACCGGACGACCTGACCGGCGTAGGTCAGGCCGCCACCGAAGCCGAACAGCAGCACCGGCGCCCCCGAGGGCACCTCCCGCCGCTCGACCAGCTTCGACAGGGCCAGCGGCACGCTCGCCGCGGAGGTGTTGCCGGACTCGACGATGTCCTTCGCGATGATCGCGTCGGGGATGTTCAGCCGCTTGGCGATGCCGTCGATGATCCGGGCGTTGGCCTGGTGCGGCACGAACGCGGCCAGCTCGGACGGGGCCACACCGGCCCGCTCGCAGGCCTGCAGGGCCAGCGGCGCCAGCGCCGTCGTCGCCCACCGGAAGACGGCCTGGCCCTCCTGCTGGATGTACGGGCGCCAGCCCTCGATCCGTACCGCGTCGCTCTTCTCCGGCACCGAACCCCACACGACCGGGCCGACACCGGCCGGCTCGTCCTCGGCGGCGGCGGTGACCACCGCGGCGCCCGCGCCGTCACCGAAGATGATGCAGGTCGAGCGGTCGGTCCAGTCGGTGAAGTCGGAGAGCTTCTCGGCGCCGATGACGATCGCGTTGCGCGACGCCCCGGCGCGGATGGCGTGGTCGACGGTGCCCAGCGCGTACGCGAAGCCCGAGCAGGCCGTGTTGATGTCGTACGCGCCCGGCGCGGTGATGCCGAGCTTGGCGGCGACCCGGCAGGCCACGTTGGGGCTGCGGTCGACCGAGGTGCAGGTGGCGACCACGACCAGGCCGATGTCGGCGGCGGTGAGGCCCGAGTTGGCCAGCGCCTTGCCGGCGGCGGCCGCGGCCATGTCGGCCACCGTCTCACTGTCGGCGATCCGCCGGGTGACGATGCCGACCCGGTCGCGGATCCACTCGTCGTTGGTGTCGACCATGCGGGCGAGGTCGTCGTTGGTGACCACCCGGGAGGGCTGGTAGTGCCCCAGGGCGACGATCCGGCTTCCGGCCATCAGTGCATGCCTTTCGTTCGCGACTGTGCGCTCAGAGGTGCCCGTCGAGACGGGCGAGCGGTTGGCCCGGCGCGACCGGGTCGTCGTGGTGGGCGAGCCACTCGGTGAGCACGCCGCTGTCGTGCGCGGTCACGTCGACCGGGCCCTGTCGGGTGGCGACGTGGCCGATCACCTGACCGGCGCGGAGGGTGCCGCCCTCGGTCAGGTCCCGCGCCGGCGTGAAGGTGCCGGCGGAGGGTGCCACCACGACCCGGAACGGGAGGGCCGGCTCGTGGCTCGGCGCCGCGCCGTGCCGCGCGATGAGGTCGCGCGCGGCCGGAAGGTCGTCCGGGGTGTTCAGAGTGACGATCTCGGGAGCGTCCGGACCCTTCAGCTCCCGCTTCACCAGCCCGGCCAGGGTGCCGGCCGGGGGAAGCTCGATGACGCCGGTGACGCCGAGGTCGGCCAGCGTACGCATGCAGAGGTCCCAGCGGACCGGGGCGGTGACCTGGCGGACCAGCCGCTGCACGAGGACCCGCCCGTGGTCGACGGCGGCGCCGTCGCGGTTGGACAGCAGGATCCGGGCCGGATCGGCCGGGGTGATCCCGGCGGCCACCGCCGCCAGTGCGGCCTCGGCCGGCGCCATGTACGGGGTGTGGAAGGCGCCGGCCACCTGGAGCCGGATGACCCGGGCCTTCGCGGGCGGCTCGGCGGCGAGCTTGTCGAGGGCGTCCAGCGCGCCGGCGGCGACGATCTGACCGGCGCCGTTGCGGTTGGCCGGGTGCAGCCCGTGTCGCTCGATCGCGGCGAGCACCTCGTCCGGGTCGCCGCCCAGGACGGCGGCCATCCCGGTCGGCTCCAACGCGCACGCGGCCGCCATCTCCCGGCCACGGACGCCGGCCAGGGTGATCGCGGCCTCGGCGGGGAGCACCCCGGCCAGGGCGGCCGCGCCCAACTCGCCGACGCTGTGCCCGGCGGTGACCGCCACGTCGTGCATCGGCAGGTGCTCGGCGGCGAGCAGCGCGGCGGCGACCAGCAGCGGCTGGGTACGCGCGGTGTCCTTGATCTCGTCGGCGTCGGCGGCCGTGCCGAGGTGCACCAGGTCGACCCCGGCCAGCGCCGACCACCAGCGCAGACGCGCCTCGGTGCCGGTCAGGTCGAGCCACGGAGTCAGGAAGCCGGGCTTCTGGGACCCCTGCCCGGGGGAAAGTACGGCGAGCACGTGTATGACTCTCCCGGATACGCGTGGGTAGCGCTGTGCCGCCCTCGACCAAACCGAACTAGGACGTTTGGAGAGATCCTACAAAGATCGGCGGTGGTCATCACCAGTCTGTGAGGATTTACTCACGGCTGGGCCCAATGTCTGGGTCGGGACCATCGGGACCACCGGGTCGAGGCGGCCGACGGTCAGGGCCACCTGGAGCGCGAAGGCGTCCCGTGGGGCGAGCGGCGAGAACCCGGTGACCTCGGCGATGCGCCGCAGCCGGTAGCGGACCGTGTTCGGGTGCACGAACAGCGCCCGCGCGGCGCTCTCCAGGGTGCCGCCCGCGGCGAAGAAGGCGTCCAGCGTCTCCAGCAGCTCGCCGCCGGCGCGGACCAGCACGGTGTACACGTCGTGCCGCAACCGACGCCGGGCCTCCGCGTCGCCGGCCAGGGCGCGTTCGGGCAGCAGGTCACCGGCGGGCACCGGCCGGGGCGCGGTGGGCCAGGCCGGTGCGGCCCGGAACCCGGCCAGGGCGGCGCGGGCCGACTCGGTCGCCTCGTCCAGGCTCGGCACCGCCGGGCCGACCACCACCGGTCCCTCGCCGAACGCGCTGAGCAGCTTCCCGGTGGCGGCCACCGGGTCGGCCGCGCCGCCGAGCACGACGACCAGCCGGTCGCCGTGCACGCCGCCGATCACCTCCGCCCCGATCCGGCGGGCCTGCCGGTACACGGTGTGCAGCACGGCGGAGACGTCCCCGCCCGGGGACCTTCCCACCGCCACCGCCACCGGCGGCGCGTCCGTCCAGCCCAGGGCGGCGGCCCGGCTGGCGAGCACGTCCGGTGAGTCCCCCCGCAGCAGGGCGTCGACCAGCAGCGCCTGCAGCCGGGCGTCCCAGGCGCCGCGGGACTCGGCGGCGCGGGCGTACACCCGGGCGGCGGCGAACGCGATCTCCCGGGAGAAGCGCAGGACGGCGTCGCGGAGCTGCTGCTCCTCGCCCTCGGCGGCGAGGTGGGGCACCTGTTCCTCGACGACCTCGATCGTGATCTTGATCAGAGCCACGGTCTGCTGGAGGGTGATCGACCGGGCCAGCGCCTGCGGCGCCGCGGCGAAGACCTCGTCGGACACCTCCTGGGTGCCCTCGGTGCTACCGCCGCCGGAGCGCAGCCACTGCACCAGGGACCGGACGCCGGCCTGGGCCACCAGCATGACCCAGGAGCGCTGGTCGGCGGGCAACGCCCGGAACCAGGGCAGGGTCTCGTCCATCCGGGCTACGCTGCCGGTCGCGAGCGCGCCCGCGGCCCGCTCGATCCGGCGCAGCGTCGCGCCCAGCTCCCCGTCTCCCGGCTCGTTCCCCACCGCCCCAGCCTGACATGCCCTGAGCTGCGCCTCCACGGCGGGCACCGCCGAGCCGGTCGGGCGGGCCCGCTGCCACCGGTGTCCGGGCTCCGCGCCACGACGTCCGCCGATCCGGACGACCGGCACGCGGACGGTCGTCCGGGCCCTGCACGGGCCGTCGGTGTCGGCCAGTACGGTGTCAGAGCACGTCGGCGCCACCGCCGGCGGGCGGAGCGAGCGTGAGGAGACCGGGATGGCGCAGGGGGAGGCCGAGCACGGCTGCGCCCAGGGCGAGCCCTGCCGGCCGGGCCACCACGACCAGCCGGCGGCGGCCAAGCACCGCCGTCCCGTGGGCGCGATCCCGCCCATTCCGCTGGAGCCGGTCGGTCACCGCCCGGTCGAGGCGCCCGGCGCCCGGCCCGCCGAGGCTCCCGGCCCCCGCCCCGTCGAGGAGGACGCCCCGGTGCCGCGACAGCGCAGCGGCGAGGCGGCCCCGCCGGTCGAGCCGGAGCCGGTGCGGGCGGTCTCGAGCTGCCGCAGCGACCTGCCGGGTTGGGCCGGTGCCCACCGGCACGGCGCGGTCCGCCCGCCGCAGCGTGCCGGCCGGCGCGAGCGCCCCCCGCGTCGCTGGTGCTGACCCCGGGCCGACCGCCCGCCCGGTCCCAGCCGGTGGCGCGCCGGTGCGGGGCGTTCCGTCAGCGCGTGCGGTGCCGCGTCAGCGGGTGCGGCGACGGATGAGCAGCGCGATCCCGGCGAGGCCCGTCGTGATGACCAGCATCACCGCCACGTTGAGCAGCAGCAGCCGCTGAAGCTCCCCGAGCGCCTCGTCGATGTCCTCGGCCGGGTTCAGCGAATCCTCCGGGATCACCCGCTCGCCACCGCCGATGCCGCCGCTGACCGTGTCGTACTGTCGCTCGATCGGCACCCCGGCGGTGCGCAGCGTCTCCGACATGGAGAGTCGGCCGAGGAACCAGCCGGCAGTGGTCTTGCGCGAGTCCGGCTGCTTGGCGGGCCGGTAGATGCGCGGGCCGCCGGCGGCCTTCGGGTAGAGGTCGTACGTCTGCTTCGGCGCGTCACCGGCGAGCACCACGATCGTGTACTTCGGACCGAGGTCCGCCTGCTTCGGCCCGGTGGCCGCACCCGTACGCGGAAGGAAGCTGACCTGGTCGATCAGCGCGTTCACCTGGGCCGCCTGGGTGTCGGCCCGCAGGCGCAACGGCTCGGTGAGGCCGGTGCCCGTGATGTCGACCCCCGGCGGCGGCTTCGGCGCGGCCTGCGCCGGCCCGGCGAAGCCGCTCGACAGGGCCAGTGCGAGCGCGCCCGCCAGCACGGCGGCGAGCCTCCTCACCTGTCGGACCATCGCCGCCTCCTCGCCCCGTTCGATGGATGGCTTCGCTGCGCCTGACGTGCCGGTCCTGCCGTTGGCGTCGACTCGCCGCCCGGGCGACCGCCCACCTTCAAGACTCCGCGGAATGTCATTTGGTTGCAGCACGTGGAACAGTAATTGGAACTATCTGCGATCTCGGCCCGACTAATCAGCAGCCGTTGATCAGCGGGCGGATCGTACCTTTCAGGAGGGGTTCATGGGGGGCAGGGTCGCACGTGTGGCGGGGCTCGTGCCAGGGGTGCTCGGCGTGGCGCTCGGTGTGTCGTTGCTGCTACCGGCGACGCCGGCGCTGGCGCACAACTCGCTGACCGGCAGCGATCCCCGCGACGGTGCCCGCGTGGCCGCCGCGCCGGAGCGGATCGAGTTGCGATTCCTGTCCCGGCTGGACCCGGGTACGACGAAGATCACAGTCGCCGGACCGAACAATGTGGACGCCGCCGGCGGCGCGCCGACCTTCTCCGGCAGCCGGGTCCGGGTGCCCTTCAAGCCCGGCGCGGCCGGGCTCTACATCGTCGGCTACCGGGTGGCCTCCAGCGACGGGCACCCGATCACCGGCGAGGTCCGGTTCACCCTCACCACCGGCACCCCGGCCGACCCGTCGGCCTCCCCGTCGTCCCCGGGTGGCGCGCCCGCGACGAGCGGTGGGGCCCTCGCGACGCCGACGACCAGCCCGTCGCCGGCCACCGCGGCCGCTCCGGGCACCGCCAGCCCGAGCCCGACCGCGGCGATCGTGCCGGCGTCCGACGAGCAGGGCGGCCCGAGCGGTTGGCTCTGGGCCCTCGGCGGTCTGGTGGTGCTCGCGGCCCTGGCAGCGGGTCTGCTGCTGCGCCGCCGAGCCGCCCGTCGCTGATCGCGCCTCGGCGGCGGCCGGGCCGGGTCGCGTGGACTGATCCACGACCGGCCCGGACGCCGCCGGCGCGACGTCAGACCAGGCGGACCCGAGCGGCGCGCAGCCGGGTGAGGGTGCGCTCGCGGCCGAGCACCTGCAGCGACTCGAACAGCGGCAGCCCCACGGTCCGGCCGGTGACGGCGACCCGCACGGGTGCCTGGGCCTTGCCGAGCTTGAGACCCCGCTCGGCGCCGACCGCCTCCAGGGCCGCCTTCGTGGACTCCGCGTCCCAGGAGTCCAGCGCCTCGAACGCGGCGATGGCCCCGTCGAGCAGCTCCGCCGAGCCCTCCTTCATCGCCTTGGCCCAGGCCGCCTCCTCGACCAGCGGCGTGGCCAGGAAGAGGAAGTCGACGTTCGGCACGATCTCGCTGAGCACCGCGATCCGGGTCTGGGCCAGCGGGGCGACGGCGGCGAAGACGTCCGCGTCGAACTCCTCCGGCTGCCACGGCGGAGGCGCGATGGTCCCGGTGCCGGTCAGCCACGGCTGGCAGGCGTCGACGAAGTCCTCGACCGACAGGGCCCGGATGTACTCGCCGTTGAACGCGCGCAGCTTCTTCTCGTCGAAGAACGCCGGCGAGGGGTTCACGTCCTCCAGCCGGAACTCCTGCTCGATGACCGACCACGGGACGATCTCCCGGTCGCCGGAGGGCGCCCAGCCGAGCAGCATCAGGTAGTTGCGCATCGCGTCGGCCAGGTAGCCCTCGTCCCGGTACGCCTCGAGCGCGACCTTGTCGCGGCGCTTGGAGAGCTTCTGGCGCTTCTCGTTGACGACCACCGGCACGTGCGCCCAGACCGGCGGCTTGACCCCGAGGGCGTCCCAGAGCAGCTGCTGCTTGGGCGTGTTGGGCAGGTGCTCCTCGGCCCGGATCACGTGGGTGATCCCCATGGTCATGTCGTCGACGACGTTGGCCAGCAGGAACACGGGGGAGCCGTCGCCGCGGGCGATGACGAAGTCCTCGATGAGCTTGTTCTCGAAGGTGGGCTCACCGCGGATCAGGTCGACCACAACGGTCTCGCCCTCGTCGGGCGTACGGAAGCGCAGCGCCCGCCCCTCGCCCGGGCCGAGGCCCTTGTCCCGGTGGTAGCCGTCGTAGCCGGCGTACTGGGAGCCGGTGCGGGCCTGCACGTCCTCCCGGGTGCAGTCGCAGTAGTACGCCCGGCCCGACTCGTAGAGCCGCTGGGCGGCGGCCCGGTGCTCGTGGGCGTTCTCCGACTGGAAGTGGGGGCCCTCGTAGCTGGTGCGCTCGATGCCGATCCAGTCCAGCGCGGAGAGGATGCCCTCGGTCCACTCGGGCTTGTTGCGCGCCGCGTCGGTGTCCTCGATGCGGAGCACGAACACCCCGCCCTGCTGCTTGGCGTAGATCCAGTTCTGCAGGGCCGAGCGGGCGCCGCCGACGTGGAACATACCGGTCGGGGAGGGGGCGAAGCGTACACGTACCGTCACGTCCCCAGCCTACGGCGCTGCGCGATCGGATTAGACCAGGGGTGCCGCTCAGGGCACCGAGCGGATCTTCACCACCAGGGCGCTGCCGAGCAGCGTCACTGCGGCTGTGACCGCGTAGAGCGTCGGGTATCCGCCCAGATGCACCACGATCGGCGCGGAGAGCGCCGGGCCGAGCACCTGCGGCGCGGAGTTCGCGATGTTGATCACCCCCAGGTCCTTGGCCCGGTCGGTGGCCCGGGGCAGCACCTGGGTGATCAA
This genomic stretch from Micromonospora krabiensis harbors:
- a CDS encoding acyl carrier protein, with the translated sequence MTRDEITAGLAEILEEVAGVNPDDVAEGKSFTDDLDVDSLSMVEVVVAAEEKFGVKIPDNEVQNLKTVGDAVSYIEAQS
- the fabF gene encoding beta-ketoacyl-ACP synthase II, producing MTRPDVVITGLGATTPLGGDVASTWEAMVAGRSGVSALTQEWAAQLPVRIAAQLAVEPSEVLDRVKLRRLDRSQAIAIVAARQAWADAGLADSGLDQERLAVSVGSGIGGATTLLAQDDILEASGPRRVSPHTVPMLMPNGPAAWVGLELGAQAGVHSVASACATGAEAIALGLDIIRSGRADVVVAGGTEAVIHPLPIAGFASMRAMSTRNDEPERASRPWDKGRDGFVLGEGAGIVVLERADHAAARGARVYARLAGAGITSDAYDIVQPHAEGHGAIRAISRAITDADIAKRDIVHVNAHATSTPVGDMLEIGALHKTLGDHPVLSATKSMTGHLLGAAGALESIATILAIRDGVVPPTINLEDPDEALTMDVAAHKARHMDIPAALNNAFGFGGHNVALVFARA
- a CDS encoding copper resistance CopC family protein, translating into MGGRVARVAGLVPGVLGVALGVSLLLPATPALAHNSLTGSDPRDGARVAAAPERIELRFLSRLDPGTTKITVAGPNNVDAAGGAPTFSGSRVRVPFKPGAAGLYIVGYRVASSDGHPITGEVRFTLTTGTPADPSASPSSPGGAPATSGGALATPTTSPSPATAAAPGTASPSPTAAIVPASDEQGGPSGWLWALGGLVVLAALAAGLLLRRRAARR
- a CDS encoding PucR family transcriptional regulator, with the translated sequence MPAVEAQLRACQAGAVGNEPGDGELGATLRRIERAAGALATGSVARMDETLPWFRALPADQRSWVMLVAQAGVRSLVQWLRSGGGSTEGTQEVSDEVFAAAPQALARSITLQQTVALIKITIEVVEEQVPHLAAEGEEQQLRDAVLRFSREIAFAAARVYARAAESRGAWDARLQALLVDALLRGDSPDVLASRAAALGWTDAPPVAVAVGRSPGGDVSAVLHTVYRQARRIGAEVIGGVHGDRLVVVLGGAADPVAATGKLLSAFGEGPVVVGPAVPSLDEATESARAALAGFRAAPAWPTAPRPVPAGDLLPERALAGDAEARRRLRHDVYTVLVRAGGELLETLDAFFAAGGTLESAARALFVHPNTVRYRLRRIAEVTGFSPLAPRDAFALQVALTVGRLDPVVPMVPTQTLGPAVSKSSQTGDDHRRSL
- a CDS encoding potassium channel family protein — protein: MSDGTRQPTAEPSGPRFLVCGDSSLARRLVAELVDRYGVEVTVVLPSLTENHAPDIAEYQPESGEPARRPEILVARRLTAEVLERAGARQAAAVALVGPDDVTNVDAAMIVRELDPDVRLVVRLFNPVLGAGVASMLGDCAVLSGSEIAAPAFVAATLGDDSPTQLDLGDDERVRAANRRTLDATADIVCALADAECPDPVTLPADEEGAELVLVRAYGRRRPEPLRRRSRLLRTTGLIFGRNLRLALGATVALFAVAAAVLTYARGVAPAEAVYLVLLTALGGADADPAAGAVEKVTAVSLAIAGIALVPTVTALVVDALVHARLKVAAGGLTDPVAGHVIVVGLGNIGTRVLHELHASGLTVVAVDRVESARGVAAARELGIPVLIGDATSPETLRAASVQTCRALVVLTADDVTNLETALVGRSAHRAAAGQTGAHLRVVLRLFDDGFAQRVQRTFGLTRSRSVSYLAAPAFAASMMGREVIDTISVGRRVLLVAELPVGAGSAVEGRYCPDLSVPGRVRVIAMRTGRAGQTIWSLPDRRPLVRTDRLIVVATRAGLAELLPRTVPSADPPPAPEASPLRLLAVPVRPRPDRPEPERSP
- a CDS encoding beta-ketoacyl-ACP synthase III — protein: MAGSRIVALGHYQPSRVVTNDDLARMVDTNDEWIRDRVGIVTRRIADSETVADMAAAAAGKALANSGLTAADIGLVVVATCTSVDRSPNVACRVAAKLGITAPGAYDINTACSGFAYALGTVDHAIRAGASRNAIVIGAEKLSDFTDWTDRSTCIIFGDGAGAAVVTAAAEDEPAGVGPVVWGSVPEKSDAVRIEGWRPYIQQEGQAVFRWATTALAPLALQACERAGVAPSELAAFVPHQANARIIDGIAKRLNIPDAIIAKDIVESGNTSAASVPLALSKLVERREVPSGAPVLLFGFGGGLTYAGQVVRCP
- the gltX gene encoding glutamate--tRNA ligase, which codes for MTVRVRFAPSPTGMFHVGGARSALQNWIYAKQQGGVFVLRIEDTDAARNKPEWTEGILSALDWIGIERTSYEGPHFQSENAHEHRAAAQRLYESGRAYYCDCTREDVQARTGSQYAGYDGYHRDKGLGPGEGRALRFRTPDEGETVVVDLIRGEPTFENKLIEDFVIARGDGSPVFLLANVVDDMTMGITHVIRAEEHLPNTPKQQLLWDALGVKPPVWAHVPVVVNEKRQKLSKRRDKVALEAYRDEGYLADAMRNYLMLLGWAPSGDREIVPWSVIEQEFRLEDVNPSPAFFDEKKLRAFNGEYIRALSVEDFVDACQPWLTGTGTIAPPPWQPEEFDADVFAAVAPLAQTRIAVLSEIVPNVDFLFLATPLVEEAAWAKAMKEGSAELLDGAIAAFEALDSWDAESTKAALEAVGAERGLKLGKAQAPVRVAVTGRTVGLPLFESLQVLGRERTLTRLRAARVRLV
- a CDS encoding acyltransferase domain-containing protein, producing the protein MLAVLSPGQGSQKPGFLTPWLDLTGTEARLRWWSALAGVDLVHLGTAADADEIKDTARTQPLLVAAALLAAEHLPMHDVAVTAGHSVGELGAAALAGVLPAEAAITLAGVRGREMAAACALEPTGMAAVLGGDPDEVLAAIERHGLHPANRNGAGQIVAAGALDALDKLAAEPPAKARVIRLQVAGAFHTPYMAPAEAALAAVAAGITPADPARILLSNRDGAAVDHGRVLVQRLVRQVTAPVRWDLCMRTLADLGVTGVIELPPAGTLAGLVKRELKGPDAPEIVTLNTPDDLPAARDLIARHGAAPSHEPALPFRVVVAPSAGTFTPARDLTEGGTLRAGQVIGHVATRQGPVDVTAHDSGVLTEWLAHHDDPVAPGQPLARLDGHL